A DNA window from Primulina tabacum isolate GXHZ01 chromosome 12, ASM2559414v2, whole genome shotgun sequence contains the following coding sequences:
- the LOC142520293 gene encoding uncharacterized protein LOC142520293, producing MFYDEDNGARRATDLDLLEGKREAASIQLEAYKNHIAQSYNRRVVQRNFQVGDLVLRKVPEEQRRKLDPKWEGPFKVVERLSSGAYYLENAQGKALKRLWNAYHLRKYYS from the coding sequence ATGTTTTATGACGAGGACAATGGGGCGAGACGTGCTACTGACCTTGATCTTTTGGAAGGAAAGAGGGAGGCTGCCAGCATTCAATTGGAAGCTTATAAGAACCACATTGCACAGTCTTATAATCGGAGAGTCGTGCAAAGAAACTTTCAGGTGGGTGATTTGGTCCTGAGGAAGGTGCCAGAAGAGCAGAGGAGAAAATTGGACCCAAAGTGGGAGGGTCCCTTCAAGGTGGTCGAGAGGTTGAGCTCTGGAGCCTATTACTTAGAGAATGCGCAAGGCAAAGCTTTGAAGAGGCTTTGGAATGCTTATCACCTTAGGAAGTATTATTCTTGA
- the LOC142520294 gene encoding uncharacterized protein LOC142520294 — MKGIYDVKDEKLIEYAREVDRIREKFTEITFEQIPRKENKKVDTLAKMAGTMGSWKTGDVVFQVELTPHTSSPAVEHEEEDWRTDIIDYLKEGKLPDNPREVRKLKMKCSRYVMVGDVLFRTSFAGPLLRCLNYKKADYVLREVHEGCCGNHLGAYALARKVLHAGYSWPSVLHDAQELVMSCDSCQRLARLNQRPAAMMKAVTAACPFDQWGMDIVGSFPIAPAQKKFLLVAVDYFSKWVEAEPLARITENDVLKFLWKSIVCRCTGYLGG; from the coding sequence ATGAAGGGGATATatgatgtgaaagatgagaagcttATTGAGTATGCTCGAGAAGTGGACAGAATCAGAGAGAAATTCACAGAGATTACATTTGAACAGATTCCcaggaaagaaaataaaaaggtAGACACTCTAGCCAAAATGGCTGGAACGATGGGAAGTTGGAAGACTGGAGATGTGGTATTTCAGGTTGAGCTCACACCTCACACGAGTTCACCTGCGGTTGAGCATGAAGAAGAGGATTGGAGGACTGACATAATTGATTACCTGAAAGAGGGAAAGCTTCCTGATAACCCTCGTGAAGTTCGTAAGTTGAAGATGAAATGCTCGCGTTATGTAATGGTTGGGGACGTGTTGTTTAGAACGTCTTTTGCAGGGCCACTTCTTCGGTGCTTAAATTACAAAAAGGCTGATTATGTGCTCCGAGAAGTTCACGAGGGGTGTTGTGGAAATCATTTAGGGGCTTATGCATTAGCAAGAAAAGTACTGCACGCCGGTTATTCTTGGCCCTCAGTGCTGCATGATGCTCAAGAGTTGGTAATGTCTTGTGATAGTTGTCAACGTCTTGCGCGGTTGAATCAGCGGCCGGCCGCGATGATGAAGGCTGTCACGGCCGCCTGTCCCTTTGACCAGTGGGGAATGGATATCGTGGGATCTTTTCCTATAGCTCCTGCTCAGAAAAAATTCCTACTGGTAGCAGTTGATTATTTTTCAAAGTGGGTGGAAGCAGAGCCTTTGGCCAGAATCACTGAGAACGACGTCCTGAAATTCTTGTGGAAGAGTATAGTATGCAGGTGTACGGGGTACCTAGGAGGCTGA